The genomic stretch CGCACGAAGTGGTAGTCGTCCAGGGGCAGGTACCTCACCCCCGCCGCTTCGAGCGTGGCCGGCAGGTCCGGCTCCCACACGCGCTCGGCGAGCCAGGCCCCCGCGGGAGCCTTTCCGAAGAGCCGCTTCACCTCGGCCGCGAGCGCCTCGATCTGCCCCAACCGGTCCCGCTCCGGAAGGAGCGCGAGGATCGGCTCGTACATCCCTCCGCCCAGCACCTCGGCCTGCCCGCGGTCGGACAGGAGCTTCAGGATCGAAAACGTGTCGGGAGACCGCTCGGCCAGCCACCGGAGCAGGAAACCGGAGAAGTGGATCGTGACCTTGACCGACGGGAAATCGGCGAGGGTCTCGAGGAACGGCAGGTACGCGTCGCGGGCCGCCCCCTCGATCACCGAGTCGAAGTTCCCCACCGGCTGGTGGTTGTGGAGACACAGGAGGAGGGCGCGCCGGGACGGCGCGGAACCCGGCATGCTCAATGTCCCTCGTCTCCTGGCTGCGCGAGCTCCGTCAGCACGCCGAAGGTCGATTTCGGGTGGAGGAAGCCGATCCGCAACCCGTGGACTCCGGACCGGGGCGTCTCGTCGATGAGCCGGACACCTTTCCCCTTCGCGTGGGACAGGGCGGCGGCGGCGTCGTCCACCTCGAAGCAGAGGTGGTGGATCCCCTCCCCGTTCTTCTCGAGGAACTTTCCCACCGGGCCGTCGGGGGCGGTCGATTCGATCACCTCGATCGTGCTCTCGCCCACGCGGAAGATCGCGGCGCGGATCTTCTGGTCCGCCACCTCTTCGGTCCCGACCAGCTCCAGCCCGAGGACGTCCCGGTAGAAGGGGATCGCCTCCCGGAGACTGCGGACGGCGACGCCGATATGCTGGATCCTTCGGATCATGGAATACCTCCAGTGGTCACAGGTTGACGAGAAAGGGGGAGAGGACCCGGAAAAAGAAATACCCCGCGGCGGCGGAGGCCGGGATCGTGAGGATCCACGCCCAGACGATCCGGATCCCCACCTTCCAGTTCACCTTCTTCCGCCCCTGGGAAAGTCCCACCCCGAGGATCGCGGAGGTGATGACGTGGGTGGTGCTGATCGGGATCCCCATCGCGGTCGCGGTGAGGATGACGGCCGACGACGACGTCTCGGCGCAGAAACCGTGGACCGGCTGCAGCTCCACGAAGTCGCTCCCCACGGTCTTGATGATGCGCCACCCCCCCATCGCGGTCCCGAGCGCCATCGACGTGGCGCAGGCGGCGATCACCCAGACCGGGATGTGGAAGACCGGCATCGCCCCGTAGGAGACGAGGGCCAACGTGATGACGCCCATCGACTTCTGGGCGTCGTTCGACCCGTGGGAGAAGGCCATGAAGGCGGCCGAGAAGACCTGCATCTTGCGGAACGCGCGGTTGAGCGGCGAGGGGTGGAAGTTCCGGAAGCCCCAGTAGATGGCGACCATGATGAGGAACGCGACGAGCGTCCCCGCGACGGGGGAGACGACGATGGCGACCAGGATCTTCGTGATCCCGTCCCACTGGAGCGGCTGGACCCCCCGCGCGGCGACCACCGCCCCGATCAGCCCCCCGATGATCGCGTGGGACGACGAGGCGGGGATGCCGTAGTGCCAGGTGACGAGGTCCCAGAAGATCGCCCCCGCCAGGGCCGACAGGACGATGATCTGGGACACGTTTCCCGGGTCGACGATCCCCTTGCCGATCGTCGTCGCCACGTGGGTGGAGACGAAAGCGCCCACGAAGTTCAGCCCCGCCGCCATCAGGATGGCGCTGCGGATGGAGAGGGCACGGGTGGAGATGCACGTCGCGATGGCGTTCGCCGTGTCGTGGAATCCGTTGATGAAGTCGAACGCAAGGGCCGCGAAGATCACGAGCCCGAGCAGGATCAGCGCCGCGTCAGGCATTCTTGAGCGCCACGCCCTCGAGGACGTTGGCGGCGTCCTCGCACCGGTCCGTGGCCGTTTCCAGCGTCTCGTAGATCTCTTTCCACTTGAGGATGAAGATGGGATCCTTCTCGTTCTCGAAGAGCCAGGCGATCGCGTCCCGGCAGACCCGGTCCGCCTCGTTCTCGAGGGAGTTCACCTCGACGCAATGCTCGTAGACGTGGTCCCGCCCCTTGGACGACGGAAGGTGGACGATCCCCTTGTGCAGCTCCTGGACGCACTTCAGGATGAGGAACCCCAGTTCCTTCGCGTGCGGGGTGGTCTCGACCACCTTGTAGAGGAGCATCCGCATGGCCGCCGCTTCGATCAGGTCGATCACGTCGTCGAGAGACGACGCCAGCGCAAGGATGTCCTCCCGGTCGATCGGCGTGACGAAGGAGGTATTGAGCTTCTTGATGATCTCGTGGGTGAGGGAATCGCCTTTGTGCTCGACCTCCTCGATCGCCCGGACCCGGTCTTTCAGGTTGTCGAACTGTTCGAGGAGGTCCTTGAGGCGCTCCGCCCCCTCGATGATGTTTTCCGACGCCTTCCGGAAGAGAACGAAAAACTCCTGGTCCCGCGGAATGATCCGGAACATCACCCCTCCCCCGTCCTGCGCGCGAGCGCGGCCTCGGCGCCCGCCACCAGGTCGTCGAGGATCTCGCGCACCGGCTGGATCTTCTTCACGAACGCCACGCTCTGGCCCGCCATGAGCGACCCGTGTTCCACGTCCCCGTCGACCACGGCGCGCCGCAGCGCCCCGACCCAGAACTCCTCGAGCAGGACCTGGGCCTCCTCGCGCGGCACCTCGCCCGTCTTCACCCTGTTCAGCAGGTCGAGCTGGAGCCGGTTGAAGTCTCTCGTCCCCTCGTTGAGGATCGCCCGCACCGGGATCGTCGGAAGCGACGGGTCGAACTGCGTGGTCGGCATGGCGTCGCGGGCCGAGGCCCGCACGAACGCCTCCTTGAACCGGGGGTGCGCGACGCACTCCTCGGCGGCGACGAACCGCGTCCCGAGCTGGACCCCGGCGGCTCCCAGCGACAGGTATTGGGCGATGATCTCACCGGTGCCGATCCCGCCCGCCACGAACACGGGGACCTCCGTGACGTTCAGGAGGAACTCCTGCGCCAGGACGGAGGTGGCCACGGGGCCGATGTGCCCCCCCGCCTCGTTCCCCTCGATCACGAGGGCGTCGACCCCCTGCTTGATGAGGCGCCTCGCCAGCGAGAGAACCGGGGCGAAGCAGACCAGCTTCAACCCGGCGGCCTTCACCTCGGCGATGTCGCGCCCCGAGGGGATGCTCCCGGCGAAAAAGACGAACGGGCACCGCTCCCGGATGACGATCTCCACCTGCTGCCGGAACGCCGGGGCGACCGTGATGAGGTTCACGCCGAAGGGGTTCGGCGTCTTTTCCCGGGTCTTCGCGATCTCCTTCGCCAGGATCTCCGGCGGCATGTTCCCGCCCGCGAGCACGCCGAACCCGCCCTCGTTCGAGATGGCCGCGACGAGGTTGGCCTCGGAAACCCAGGTCATCGCCCCGCACAGGATCGCGTACCGGGTCCCGAGGAAGTCGGTCCCGCGCTTCCACGCCCGGGGCAGATGCTCCAGGTGCTTCCGTTGCTTCAACAGGATCGATTCCATCGATTTCGCTCCGGGAACAGCAGGATGGCAAGCAGGTAATATATACCAGACACGGGTCGGAAACACACCCTTTTCGAGGGATCGGCGGCCCACACGGGTTCTGCTATAGTTAGAAGATGGTCAAGGCGGACGAACTGTACGACATCACGGTCATCGGCGCCGGTCCCGTCGGGCTCTATGCGGCGTATTACGCGGGATTGCGGGAGTGCCGCACCAAGCTGATCGAGACGTACCCCCAGGTCGGCGGACGCCTGATCTCCATGTACCCGGAAAAGGAGATCTTCGACGTCGCGGGCCACCGCAGGATCGTCGCCGCGGAACTCGTGAAGGAATTGACCGGCCAGGCGATGCAGTACCGCCCCGCGGTGGTCCTCAACGAGCGGGTCACCGGGTTGCGGATCCTCGGCGAGCGCGTCATCGAGTTGACGACCCCGGCGGGCGTCCACTACACCCAGACCGTGATCCTCGCCGCCGGCTGCGGCGCGTTCGTCCCCCGGAAACTGGACATCCCGAACCTGATCGACTTCGAGGGGCACGGGATCTTCTACTTCCTCCCCTCGTTCGAACCGCTCCGGGGGAAAAAGGTCCTGATCGTCGGCGGGGGGAACAGCGCGGTGGACTGGGCGCTCTCCCTCGAGGGGATCGCCTCCGAGGTGACCCTTTGCCACCGGATGTACAAATGGCACGCCCACGAGGCGATGGTCCACCGTCTCCTCTCCTCCAACGTGCGCGTGAAGTACCCGTACTTCACGCTGAAGGCGGTGCTGGGCGAGGAGAAGGTGACCGGGGCCGTGATCTGGAACGAGCGGAGCGGGCTCGAGGAGACGATCGAGGCGGACGCGATCGTCCTGTCGATCGGGATGCTGACGAACATCGAACCGTTCCGCGACTGGGGGCTGAACATCGTCGGCAGCGGGATCGCCGTCGCCCCCGACATGTCCACCAACCTCCCGGGCGTCTACGCGGCGGGGGACATCGTCACCTACCCCGGCAAGATCCTGCTCATCACCGCGGGGTCCGGCGAGGCGGCCACGGCGGTCAACAGCGCGAAGGAGTACATCCTCGGCGCCGAGATGGGGCGGTAAGCACCTCGTCGCTGGCGGAGTCGCCGCAGGAGGGGGGCGAAGTGAGGTAAAGCGCAGCCGTGCAGGTTCATTGCACGGCGAGCCACGAACGGAGCCCCGCCCTCCGAGGCGGCGCAGCCGCGAAGGATCAGCGCCGGTTCCACTCCTCGCGGAGCGTCTGCGCGCGGTTGGAGAAGACGCCGGCGGCGCCGGCGGCGATCAGCCCGAACGCCTCCTCCGGGTCGTCGACCGTGTACGGCAGAAGCGGGACGCCCGACGCCGCCACGTTCCGAAGCCGCAGCACGGTGAGGAGCCGGCGGTCGGGGTGGATCGAGGAGAGCCCGCGGCGGAGGCAGAAGGCGAGGTCGGACGCCGACGGGCGGCGGGTGACCAGTCCGCAGGGAATCCCGGGAAGAAGGTCCCGTGCGGCGAGGCACTCCTCGCGCAGCCCCGACGACAGGAGAAGCTCGCCTCCGTATCCCGCCCTCGACAGCGCCTTCGCCGCGGCGGCGATGCCGCCCGGCGCTTTCGATTCGATGTCGATCGGAACGGACCCCCCGACGATCTCGAGCACGTCGGCGAGAAACGGCAGCTTCTCCCCGTTCTTCAGCCGGACCGCCCGGAGGCGCGACGCCGGCGTCCGCGCGACGGCCAGGTTCTCTTTCGCCGTCCTCCCCGTCCGGTCATCGTGGAAGACCACCGGGACGCCGTCGGCCGACAGCCGCACGTCGAACTCGATCATGTCGGCGCCGTCGGAAACCGCCAGGGCGAACGCGGCCGGGGAGTTCTCGAGCGCGCGATCGGACGCGCCCCGGTGGGCGACGAAGATCGGTCGCTCCTCCTCCCGGCCTGGGGAAAAAGGACGCATACCGTAAAGTATCCTATAATCGCTTCGAATGATCGACGTGATCCACAATCCCGTCGCCGGCCCGAAGGTCGTGAACCGGATCGACCGGGTCCGCGCGTACCTGTCGGCGCGCGGTCTCCCCTTCCGGATCCGGGAGACGGCCGCCCCCGGCGACGCCGTCGTGATGGCGCGCGAGGCGGCGCTCGAAGGGGCCGACGCCGTGGTCGCCGTCGGCGGGGACGGCACGATGAACGAAGCCGCGGACGGGTTGGCGGGAAGCGCGACCCGCCTGGCCTTCGTCCCCCACGGGACCGGGAACGTCTTCGCCCGCGAGTTTTCCCTCCCCGAATCGGTGGAGGGTTGCCTCGACCTGCTCTCCTCCGGAAAGACGATCTCCATCCGGATGGCGAAGGCGAACGACCGCCGCTTCGTCCTGCTCGCCTCCGCCGGGTTCGACGCCGAGGTGGTGGAACGGATGACCTCGCGCCAGAAGAACCTCCTCGGCATCGCCGCCTACGTCCTGTGCGGCGCGCAGCACCTCCTCCGCTCGCAGCCGACCCTCTGGCTCGAGTTCCCGGGCCGGGATCGGGTCGAGGCGCAGGCCGTCCTCGTGGTCCGCGGGAAAAAGTACGGCGGGAACGTGACGATCGCACCGGGCGGGGACATCGCGGGGGAGACGTTCCAGGTGATCGCCCTCCTGCGAAAGGGGCGCTGGTCCATCGCGAAGTTCGCCCTCGACGCCCTGCGCGGGAAGCACACCTCTTCCCGCCACGTCCTGGTCCGGGAGAGCCCGTCCCTCTTCGTCCGCAGCAGCATCCCGTCCGCCTGCCAGATCGACGGCGAGTACCTCGGGCCGCTCCCGGTCCGGTTCACCGTGACCGACGCCCTCCTGCGGGTCGTCGTCCCGAAGGAGTTCCCCTCGCCCCCGGCTTGACATCCGTATTGATTTTATCGGAAAATGTAATACCAACGCACAGGGGGTGCGCCATGCCGCTGTCCAGCCGGTTGACGAGCAAATGCCAGGTCACGGTGCCGAGGGAGATCCGGAAGGCGCTGCACCTCTCCCCCGGCAACCTCGTCCACTTCGCCATCGAGGGCGGGAAAGCGTTTCTCAGCCCCGCGCCCGA from Deltaproteobacteria bacterium CG2_30_66_27 encodes the following:
- a CDS encoding phosphate transport regulator, encoding MFRIIPRDQEFFVLFRKASENIIEGAERLKDLLEQFDNLKDRVRAIEEVEHKGDSLTHEIIKKLNTSFVTPIDREDILALASSLDDVIDLIEAAAMRMLLYKVVETTPHAKELGFLILKCVQELHKGIVHLPSSKGRDHVYEHCVEVNSLENEADRVCRDAIAWLFENEKDPIFILKWKEIYETLETATDRCEDAANVLEGVALKNA
- a CDS encoding methylmalonyl-CoA epimerase produces the protein MIRRIQHIGVAVRSLREAIPFYRDVLGLELVGTEEVADQKIRAAIFRVGESTIEVIESTAPDGPVGKFLEKNGEGIHHLCFEVDDAAAALSHAKGKGVRLIDETPRSGVHGLRIGFLHPKSTFGVLTELAQPGDEGH
- a CDS encoding anion permease → MPDAALILLGLVIFAALAFDFINGFHDTANAIATCISTRALSIRSAILMAAGLNFVGAFVSTHVATTIGKGIVDPGNVSQIIVLSALAGAIFWDLVTWHYGIPASSSHAIIGGLIGAVVAARGVQPLQWDGITKILVAIVVSPVAGTLVAFLIMVAIYWGFRNFHPSPLNRAFRKMQVFSAAFMAFSHGSNDAQKSMGVITLALVSYGAMPVFHIPVWVIAACATSMALGTAMGGWRIIKTVGSDFVELQPVHGFCAETSSSAVILTATAMGIPISTTHVITSAILGVGLSQGRKKVNWKVGIRIVWAWILTIPASAAAGYFFFRVLSPFLVNL
- a CDS encoding 2-nitropropane dioxygenase; the encoded protein is MESILLKQRKHLEHLPRAWKRGTDFLGTRYAILCGAMTWVSEANLVAAISNEGGFGVLAGGNMPPEILAKEIAKTREKTPNPFGVNLITVAPAFRQQVEIVIRERCPFVFFAGSIPSGRDIAEVKAAGLKLVCFAPVLSLARRLIKQGVDALVIEGNEAGGHIGPVATSVLAQEFLLNVTEVPVFVAGGIGTGEIIAQYLSLGAAGVQLGTRFVAAEECVAHPRFKEAFVRASARDAMPTTQFDPSLPTIPVRAILNEGTRDFNRLQLDLLNRVKTGEVPREEAQVLLEEFWVGALRRAVVDGDVEHGSLMAGQSVAFVKKIQPVREILDDLVAGAEAALARRTGEG